The genomic interval GCACGGTCATCATCAAGCGTCACCAGTTCGTCGGTATCGAGTACAAAGACGGCATCAACTGGATTAACGACGACGAACTCAACGTTCGGCGCTGGCGAGAAGGAAACCGACAAAAATGGGACAAGCCACGGGGCGTTACTGGCAATACCGAGTACACCGGACTGAATAAACGAGCAGAGCCAGCAGGCCACGTTGAATACATCGACACAGATACGGAGCGAGTCATGTTCTTCGTCACTCGCAGTCCTGATAGCGAAGAACTGTTCGGCGTCTCTTGTCACATCGACCACGAGCCAGCCCAGAAGTACAAAACAGGAACCAGCCGCTACCAGTACCGATACGGAGTCAAGTACGAAGGAGAGTTCGCAACACAAATCAGCCACCTTCAAGAAATCGCTCAGGTCACTCACGAGACTATCACAAAACTTGGGATCACTGACCCTCGGAGAAAACTTGAATACCTTGGTGACTTCGTTCAGATGATTCCATACATCCCACAGGGTGACGACCCGCCACCGACAGTTGTCCTATACGATGGTGTGGGGGACTGTTCATCAAAAGCGATTATGATGGGTGCCCTCCTCCAGAATGACCCGTGGAATCTAATGCCCGGATTCATCGACTGTGAAATCAGCGGGACTGGGCACTGGACAATCGGACTCGATGTTAACGACCTTGGAGACACCTCTATCGATTCAATGTTTACAATCGCTCCAAGTGACCACCAAATCGAAAACGAGGGCTACACCGATACCGAGTATGCGTTCTTCGACCTGACATACGACTCCCATATCGGAGAAAAAACCCAGAACGTCACCGGTTCTAACTACTATGACGACGCAGACTTCTCTCACTCCGCAGACAGAGCTTCTGACACGCCGCCAGATTACTGAGATAGTTCCCCTACATCATCCGCTTCTAGGTACGACTGAAACGACACACCCAGTATATTATCTGCCTCACGGAGACCGCGAGCCTCAGTTAATAAAAGGCGGCGGCGCTCTCCAACCTTGCGGGCGCTGCTGAGATCCCCCGTCGCGACCCTATCAGGTCTACGAGTTAGATACGAGCCAAGGACTAATCCAAGCGATTCAAATGTACGTGCCTATCCTCAGAGCGGTGGACTGAGTATCGCAGCATACGGTGTATCAATTTGCGACGTGGTAGGGTGGGACTGGCTCTCTCAATGCAAACAGCCTTGGGTCGCTTCTTGCTGAAAAATCTCCTTAGGTTCCCATTGAACGAGACACCCGTGGGAACACGAACCTCGGTCGGGGTCTTATGCCTCAGTGAGCAGGCCGCGCAGCACGTAGTGCAAGATGCCGCCATTCTCGACGTATCGGACCGCTGCGGGGGTCCCGACCTGCGCGGTCACGGGGAACTCGACGGTGGACCCGTCCTCGCGTTCTGCGACGACGGTTAGTTCGTCCATCACGTCGAGACCGTCGTCGAGGCCGCGAATGTCGTAGTACTCCGATCCATCGAGACCGAGCGACTCCCAGGAGTCACCCTCGTCGAACTGGAGTGGAAGCACGCCCATCCCGACGAGGTTGTCCCGGAAGATGCGCTCGTAGCTCTCCGCGATGGTCGCCCGCACGCCGAGGAGGTCAGTGCCCTTTGCTGCCCAGTCGCGACTGGAGCCGGTCCCGAACTCCTCGCCCGCCAGTACCACGAGCGGCGTGTCTTCCTCGCGATACCGCTGGCTGGCCTCGAAGACGGTCGTCTCGTCACCCGTCGGCTGGTGAATCGTGTAGCCGCCCTCGACGTCGTCGAGCATCTCGTTTTCGATGCGGACGTTCGCGAAGGTGCCACGCATCATCACCTCGTGGTTGCCCCGGCGAGACCCGTACGTATTGAACTCGTGGGGCTCGACGTCGCGTTCGAGCAGCCACTCACCTGCCGGGAGATCGGGACCGAAGGGCCCGGCGGGGCTGATGTGGTCGGTAGTCACGGTGTCACCGAGCAGCAGCAACGCTCGGGCGTCGTCGACGTCGCTGACCCCGGGCTCCGCTCTCGGGAACTCCTCGAAGAACGGCGGCTCGCGGATGTAGGTGGACTCGTCGTCCCACTCGTAGACGTCACCGGTCGGGGCGTCGAGGGCCTCCCAACGTTCGTCGCCCTCGAAGACGGAGGCGTACTTCTCCTCGAACATCTCCGGGGAGACGTTGTCGTGGATCGCGTCCCGGACCTCGTCGGCGTCCGGCCACAGGTCTGCGAGGTAGATCGGCTCCCCATCGTCGTCGGTTCCGAGCGGCTCGGCTTGGAGGTCGATGTCCATCCGACCGGCCAGTCCGTACGCGACCACGAGCGGTGGGCTTGCCAGGTAGTTCGCGCGGATCTTCGGGTGGATGCGAGCCTCGAAGTTCCGGTTGCCGCTGAGCACGCTCGTCGTCCAGAGGTCGTGTTCGTCGATCGCCGTCTCGATTGCCTCGGGGAGCGGCCCGGCGTTCCCGATACAGGTCGTACAGCCGTAGCCGACGACGTTGTAGCCCAACTCTTCGAGGTATGGGAGCAGTCCGGCGTTCTCCAGATACTCGGTGACGACCCGACTGCCGGGTGCGAGACTCGTCTTCACGTACGGCGGGACGTCCAGCCCGTGCTCGACGGCGTTTTTCGCGAGCAGCCCCGCCGCGATCATCACCGACGGGTTCGACGTGTTCGTACAGCTCGTGATGGCGCTCACGACGACGCTCCCGTGGCCGATTTCGGTCGTCTGGCCGTCGCCGAGGTCGACCTCGACGCGTTTCGTCAACTCGCCCAGGTCTGGCTCCTCGGGCGC from Halobaculum marinum carries:
- a CDS encoding aconitate hydratase gives rise to the protein MATANPFGAIREFEHDGETYKMADLTALEEAGLCELSRLPVSIRILLESVLRNADGDAIDETDVENVASWQPDVPDVELPFSPSRVVLQDLTGVPAVVDLAALRSAADRNGEDPTLVEPEIPIDLVIDHSVQVDFFGTEDAYEKNVELEYERNAERYRALKWAQNAFEDFQVVPPGTGIVHQVNLEYLGQVVHARERDGENWLLPDTLVGTDSHTPMIGGIGVVGWGVGGIEAEAAMLGQPITMKLPEVVGVRLTGELPEGATATDLVLHVTQKLRGVGVVDRFVEFFGPGVANLTVPDRATLSNMAPEQGSTISVFPVDESTLDYLELTGRDPEHIELVREYLDAQGLFGEQEPEYTEVVEMDLSTVEPSLAGPKRPQDRVPMGDMKTHFRDLIYGEFEDAVDDLDEDAIARWLGEGGRDPELTGDGGSLTETPAEAPEEPDLGELTKRVEVDLGDGQTTEIGHGSVVVSAITSCTNTSNPSVMIAAGLLAKNAVEHGLDVPPYVKTSLAPGSRVVTEYLENAGLLPYLEELGYNVVGYGCTTCIGNAGPLPEAIETAIDEHDLWTTSVLSGNRNFEARIHPKIRANYLASPPLVVAYGLAGRMDIDLQAEPLGTDDDGEPIYLADLWPDADEVRDAIHDNVSPEMFEEKYASVFEGDERWEALDAPTGDVYEWDDESTYIREPPFFEEFPRAEPGVSDVDDARALLLLGDTVTTDHISPAGPFGPDLPAGEWLLERDVEPHEFNTYGSRRGNHEVMMRGTFANVRIENEMLDDVEGGYTIHQPTGDETTVFEASQRYREEDTPLVVLAGEEFGTGSSRDWAAKGTDLLGVRATIAESYERIFRDNLVGMGVLPLQFDEGDSWESLGLDGSEYYDIRGLDDGLDVMDELTVVAEREDGSTVEFPVTAQVGTPAAVRYVENGGILHYVLRGLLTEA